In Pseudomonas sp. ADAK18, a single window of DNA contains:
- a CDS encoding OmpA family protein has translation MALLALGGCQTAPPKGLTPAQIVVLKQQGFELTDEGWAFGLSGKVLFGSDIERLNKPSTGIVEGIGKALVSAGIERVRVDGHSDASGKESYNQQLSLRRAKSVGKVLTSVGMKEENIQLRGLGSSQPVASNTTTAGRTENRRVSIVVIAD, from the coding sequence ATGGCTCTGTTGGCCCTGGGCGGTTGCCAGACGGCGCCACCCAAAGGCCTCACTCCGGCGCAGATCGTCGTACTCAAGCAGCAAGGTTTCGAGCTGACCGACGAAGGCTGGGCCTTTGGTCTATCGGGGAAAGTACTGTTTGGCAGTGACATCGAGAGGCTGAATAAGCCCAGCACCGGCATCGTCGAAGGCATCGGCAAGGCCTTGGTCAGTGCGGGTATCGAGCGCGTGCGCGTTGATGGCCACTCCGATGCCTCGGGCAAGGAAAGCTATAACCAGCAACTGTCCCTGCGCCGTGCGAAAAGCGTAGGCAAGGTATTGACCAGCGTGGGCATGAAGGAAGAAAACATTCAGCTACGAGGGCTGGGCAGCAGCCAGCCGGTGGCGTCCAACACCACGACAGCAGGCCGTACCGAGAATCGGCGGGTGTCGATTGTGGTCATTGCTGACTAA
- a CDS encoding LysR family transcriptional regulator gives MQKNITSLGSLNWDDLKFFLEVARTRKASVAAKRLAVDYTTVSRRISSLEVSLGTLLFEKSRTNGFVLTTEGQRLLGYAESIESTLHMACEQVSGSGVALSGHVRMGCTEGFGSFFVTPQLSHFVDTYPAISVDILPLPHFISLSKREADIVIALERPEHGPYVCCKLCDYKLQLYATQEYLDQHPPIRRPADLADHPFISYVDDLAFSSELLYLANVVPGASASLRSTSVIAQYVAAQQGRSLAILPCFLAAQDPRLLPVLGEEINITRQFWMYCREDLRKLKRITLLWDYIREVTEQNRPLLMGETREMRFAD, from the coding sequence ATGCAAAAAAACATCACCTCCCTGGGCTCCCTGAACTGGGATGACCTGAAGTTTTTCCTCGAAGTCGCCCGCACCCGCAAGGCCAGCGTTGCAGCCAAGCGCCTGGCGGTGGACTACACCACCGTGTCGCGGCGCATCAGTTCGCTGGAAGTGTCCCTGGGTACTTTGTTGTTCGAAAAATCCCGGACCAACGGTTTCGTCCTCACCACCGAAGGCCAGCGTTTACTGGGTTATGCGGAATCCATCGAAAGCACCCTGCACATGGCGTGTGAACAGGTATCCGGCTCCGGCGTGGCGTTGTCGGGTCACGTGCGCATGGGCTGCACCGAGGGTTTCGGCAGCTTCTTTGTCACCCCGCAACTGAGCCATTTCGTCGATACCTACCCGGCGATCTCGGTGGACATCCTGCCGCTGCCCCACTTCATCAGCCTGTCCAAACGCGAAGCAGACATCGTCATCGCCCTGGAGCGGCCGGAACACGGGCCTTATGTGTGCTGCAAGCTATGTGATTACAAACTGCAGCTATATGCGACCCAGGAATACCTGGACCAACACCCACCGATCCGCCGTCCGGCAGATTTGGCCGACCATCCGTTTATCAGCTATGTCGATGACCTGGCGTTCAGCTCAGAGCTGCTGTACCTGGCCAACGTGGTTCCGGGCGCCAGTGCCAGCTTGCGCAGCACCAGCGTGATCGCCCAATACGTGGCGGCGCAGCAGGGGCGGTCGCTGGCGATCCTGCCGTGTTTTCTGGCGGCGCAGGATCCGCGGTTACTGCCGGTGCTGGGGGAGGAAATCAATATCACACGGCAGTTCTGGATGTACTGCCGGGAAGACTTGAGGAAGTTGAAGCGGATTACGCTGTTGTGGGATTACATCAGGGAGGTGACGGAGCAGAATCGGCCGTTGTTGATGGGGGAGACACGGGAGATGAGATTTGCGGATTAA
- a CDS encoding CoA-acylating methylmalonate-semialdehyde dehydrogenase, translating into MNASLTSADTTVKQVKLLINGEWVESKTTEWQDIVNPATQQVLAKVPFATASEVNAAIDAAHRAFQTWKLTPIGARMRIMLKLQALIREHSKRIAVVLSAEQGKTIADAEGDIFRGLEVVEHACSIGTLQMGEFAENVAGGVDTYTLRQPIGVCAGITPFNFPAMIPLWMFPMAIACGNTFVLKPSEQDPLSTMLLVELAVEAGVPAGVLNVVHGGKDVVDALCTHKDIKAVSFVGSTAVGTHVYDLAGKHGKRVQSMMGAKNHAVVLPDANREQTLNALVGAGFGAAGQRCMATSVVVLVGAAKQWLPDLKALAQKLKVNAGSEAGTDVGPVISKRAKARILDLIESGVKEGAKLELDGRDIKVPGFEQGNFVGPTLFSGVTTDMQIYTQEIFGPVLVVLEVDTLDQAIALVNANPFGNGTGLFTQSGAAARKFQSEIDVGQVGINIPIPVPVPFFSFTGSRGSKLGDLGPYGKQVVQFYTQTKTVTSRWFDDDSVNDGVNTTINLR; encoded by the coding sequence ATGAACGCATCGCTTACGTCTGCCGACACCACCGTGAAACAGGTCAAGCTGCTGATCAACGGCGAGTGGGTCGAGTCCAAGACCACCGAATGGCAAGACATCGTCAACCCGGCCACCCAGCAAGTGCTGGCCAAGGTTCCTTTCGCCACTGCATCCGAAGTCAACGCTGCCATCGACGCTGCCCATCGCGCCTTCCAGACCTGGAAGCTGACGCCGATTGGTGCGCGCATGCGCATCATGCTCAAGCTGCAAGCTTTGATCCGCGAGCACTCCAAGCGCATCGCCGTGGTCCTCAGCGCCGAGCAAGGCAAGACCATTGCCGATGCCGAAGGCGATATCTTCCGTGGCCTGGAAGTGGTGGAGCACGCGTGCTCCATTGGCACCCTGCAAATGGGCGAATTTGCTGAAAACGTCGCGGGCGGTGTCGACACCTACACCCTGCGTCAGCCGATTGGCGTGTGCGCCGGTATCACCCCGTTCAACTTCCCGGCGATGATTCCCCTGTGGATGTTCCCGATGGCCATCGCCTGCGGCAACACCTTCGTACTCAAGCCTTCCGAACAGGATCCGCTGTCGACCATGCTACTGGTGGAGCTGGCCGTTGAGGCCGGTGTTCCAGCGGGCGTACTCAACGTGGTTCATGGCGGCAAGGACGTGGTAGATGCGCTCTGCACCCACAAAGACATCAAGGCCGTGTCCTTCGTCGGTTCTACCGCCGTGGGCACTCATGTCTACGACCTGGCCGGTAAACACGGTAAGCGCGTGCAGTCGATGATGGGCGCCAAGAACCACGCCGTGGTGCTGCCGGATGCCAACCGCGAACAAACCCTCAACGCTTTGGTCGGTGCCGGTTTCGGCGCAGCCGGCCAGCGTTGCATGGCGACCTCGGTAGTGGTGTTGGTGGGCGCAGCCAAACAATGGCTACCGGACCTCAAGGCCCTGGCGCAGAAACTCAAGGTGAACGCTGGCAGTGAAGCGGGCACCGACGTAGGTCCGGTGATTTCCAAGCGGGCCAAGGCGCGCATTCTGGACCTGATCGAAAGCGGCGTGAAAGAAGGCGCCAAGTTGGAGCTGGATGGCCGCGACATCAAGGTCCCGGGCTTCGAGCAAGGCAACTTCGTCGGCCCGACCCTGTTCTCCGGTGTGACCACCGATATGCAGATCTACACCCAGGAAATCTTCGGCCCGGTGTTGGTGGTGTTGGAAGTCGACACCCTGGATCAGGCCATCGCCCTGGTCAACGCCAATCCGTTCGGCAACGGTACCGGCCTGTTTACCCAAAGCGGGGCGGCGGCGCGTAAGTTTCAGAGTGAAATCGATGTCGGCCAGGTCGGTATCAACATCCCGATTCCGGTGCCGGTCCCGTTCTTCAGCTTCACCGGTTCCCGTGGCTCGAAGCTCGGTGACCTGGGCCCGTACGGCAAGCAAGTGGTGCAGTTCTACACCCAGACCAAAACCGTCACCAGCCGCTGGTTCGACGACGACAGCGTCAACGATGGCGTCAACACCACCATCAACCTGCGCTGA
- the mmsB gene encoding 3-hydroxyisobutyrate dehydrogenase translates to MKIAFIGLGNMGAPMARNLIKAGHALNLFDLNQTVLNELAELGGTISASPRDAAQGAELVLTMLPAAAHVRSVWLGDDGVLAGIGKGVPAVDCSTIDPQTARDVAAAAAKHGVAMADAPVSGGTGGAQAGTLTFMVGATPELFATLQPVLAQMGRNIVHCGEVGTGQIAKICNNLLLGITMVGVSEAMALGDALGIDTKVLAGIINSSTGRCWSSDTYNPWPGIIETAPSSRGYTGGFGAELMLKDLGLATEAARQAHQPVILGAVAQQLYQSMSQRGEGGKDFSAIINSYRKPQ, encoded by the coding sequence ATGAAGATTGCATTTATCGGCCTGGGCAACATGGGCGCGCCAATGGCGCGCAACCTGATCAAGGCCGGCCACGCGCTGAACCTGTTCGACCTCAACCAGACGGTGCTCAATGAGTTGGCCGAACTGGGCGGCACCATCAGCGCTTCACCGCGTGATGCCGCCCAAGGCGCGGAACTGGTGCTGACCATGCTCCCGGCGGCGGCCCATGTGCGTAGCGTGTGGCTTGGTGATGACGGCGTGCTCGCCGGCATCGGCAAAGGCGTACCGGCAGTGGATTGCAGCACCATCGACCCGCAAACCGCGCGTGATGTGGCTGCTGCTGCGGCTAAACACGGTGTGGCCATGGCCGATGCGCCGGTCTCGGGCGGCACCGGCGGTGCCCAGGCCGGTACACTGACTTTCATGGTCGGCGCTACCCCGGAACTGTTCGCCACCCTGCAACCGGTGCTGGCGCAGATGGGCCGCAACATCGTCCATTGCGGCGAAGTCGGCACCGGGCAAATCGCCAAGATCTGCAACAACCTGCTGCTGGGCATCACCATGGTCGGCGTCAGCGAAGCCATGGCCCTGGGCGATGCGCTGGGCATCGATACAAAGGTGCTGGCCGGGATCATCAACAGTTCAACGGGGCGTTGCTGGAGTTCCGACACCTACAACCCATGGCCGGGCATTATCGAGACGGCGCCGTCGTCTCGTGGCTATACCGGTGGTTTTGGTGCGGAACTGATGCTCAAGGATCTGGGGCTGGCCACAGAAGCTGCTCGTCAGGCGCACCAGCCGGTGATTCTCGGTGCCGTGGCGCAACAGTTGTATCAATCGATGAGTCAGCGTGGGGAAGGTGGTAAGGACTTCTCAGCAATCATCAACAGCTATCGCAAGCCCCAATAG